A window of Ursus arctos isolate Adak ecotype North America unplaced genomic scaffold, UrsArc2.0 scaffold_16, whole genome shotgun sequence genomic DNA:
ATTTAGCTTATAAAATCTACTTCTAATGTTTCATGGCTGTCTTAATatacaatctttttattttttatttttttaatacataattttaaaacgtGGTTGAGAGCTACAATTCTGACTACCTCTCTTCTGACATGCATCCACTATTTGGGTtctacttttttaatataaaaaaatcagttcttatcattatttgtttttagagccAATGCTTACTTTGAACCACCCAATTTTTTCCCTAGTACTCCTTCCTGTATCTGAAAACCACTTCggaaatcacttttctttctcctgaaatatGTTTGTAGGGTGGCAAACTCTCTGAGGAAAGTACCTCTGTCACCCTGCTCTTGAATGGCAACTGAATCTGACGAACAAATACAGGTCGCCAGTTACTTTTTCTCACCACTTGGAGAGAAATGTGGAGAATTGTGAATTTTTCCCTGGTTGCTTTTAgcatcatctctttttcttttgtacactATTTGACTATAATCCACCAAAGTGTAGATTTATTTCATTAACCCTGTTTGGGATCTTACGTTAGTCCTATACCTGAGGACTTCTGGTATTTGCcacttctagaaaattctcagctattGCCATTATCTCTTtggagtatttctttttcctctttctttctattctctttgaGAGCCCTGCCCAGAAATGGGTTGACCTTCTCATTCTTCATGCTACATAACGTGCTTTCATACCTACCACATGTTTATCTCTGTGGGCTATCTTTTGGGAAAATTTTCTCAGATCCACACTTCTGTTTACTAATTTTTCAGCTATATCTAATTTGCTGTTTTATCCATCCAGTGGTTTCTAGAACTTGTGTTTGGTCTTTTTTCAAATCTACTTGGTTCTTTTTAGAATAGTCTCCTGTTTCTTACTGACACTTTAAGTTCCGCCTCCTTTGGCATGCATGGACAGGCAGTATAAAGCCTAACCCTCCCAGAAGCACCTACAGGGCCTACCTGTGCCTCCAGCCTCTTGTCCACACACCTTCACTGGTGCAGACAGCGCACTGTCAGACCACTTCTTGGAGCTAAAACCGCAGCAGTCCTCCTGAGATGGGCACGTTCATTGAAAAAGCCTGCACCGTGAAGTCAGCTACATTCAAGTCAAGCTGTGTCCCGAGCTCTGTCCGTAATTGGAACTTAAATCAAGTTTGTTGCTTGTTTCCTCCGTCTTCACCTTATAAGACTGGGGAGAGCTATGTGACATACATATTTTACAGGCTGCAAATGTACAAAGAGTGCACAGCTGGCCTGGCGCCTGGCTCCAGCCACGACTCGGTGACGATACAGCAGTGGCGGCATCTTCACACCTCTGTCAGCGTCAGGTTCAGCACTGCGTGTGGCAAAGTTCTACCTCGCCCAGTCTATGCTTGCCTTTCTTTTGAGGGTTCAGGCTCCATGAAAAAGAGTAGTGCCCACTCACCTTTACTTGATatcaagcaaaataaattggcttaaaagaacagaaacagagctTGTATATGCAGAGGTCTACACTCCGCATCTTACTGAGCACTAGGGCTACCGTCATAATGCACTGTGCCTCTGACTTGTCCATATAAATtaagaaggaaatagaattgtATGGAATAAAAAAACCTACAGGTATTTTTAACTAACTTCTAGGTATTCCTGGCTTTTAAACACTTATTTCATTGACTGGCAAAAGAGCTGGAGGTCAAATCTCTGCTAGCCATTGATGTAACCCAACCAAACTATATTATCACGGAATATCCTGTTAGCTTGTCAGTTCCAGCTGTTTGATAAAGCTGAAAATACAAGCATATTTCTCTGGTAAACTGTAACTAGGACAAGATCGCATTTGACTAGAGATTTATTAACCtcacatgtttgtttttctttccaaatgtgtCTTCTAATCGATTTGGGTGCTGAACTGAAAGTGACCAACACTGAGTACCATCCCCAATCCACAACCACCTTTGTCTCTGTGACTGTGTCTACAAAAATGAGGGTGCCTGCGCACGGGGCTCACCTCCTCTCACACTCTAGTGTTTTACACATATGGTTTCCGACTAACGTGTTGCTCTGCTTAACagtggaaaaaattattattttttggagagaaccagagaaaggaCAATTGTAGAGAATCCTTTTAATTCACTTTCAGTCACAGCAGTCTCACTAAGGTCAGGACGAGTcactacctcatttaattgtAGCACGTGAACGTCAAGTACACACCCAGTCCTCTCAGGCGAGCCGGAGCGTACCGGGCTCGCGAGCCGTGCTGCCCGTTCATGAGATAATTAGACGTGGTCTCCTCAGGGCTCAGGAAGTCCTGCTGCACAAAAGAATGCtaacaggacagaaaggaaaagaatgaggaattgAGCTCTTCGAGCCGAGGCTGAAACAAAGGAGTCCTGACAAGAGAAGTGTGACTAGCCAAAGGCCATCACCACAGAACCCCTGAGAAACTCAGGCAGTCCAGAGTCGGTGGTGCCACAAAGACAGACggaacagaagtctagaagagatcaCTGGTTAATCATTACCAGCCAATTTTATTTATACAGGAGTCGTAATTacaatcagtaagaaaattaaggaaagacGTTCATCCTCTTGTGTGTGAtttaatatgcaaacaaatcAAGTGTGAGTCACGCCAAAGTAGGTATGTAATCTTACTTCCACTCCTCTGGTGGGTGTGCAAGTTCATACTTCTCCCTCACATTGGAGACACCCATATCCAAATGGAGCCAGTGAACCTCCTCTGACCGCAGGTGACTGAGGCGAAATCCATAGCAGGCCACGTGCTTTACTTTGTGACTGTCCACTATCTTCTGAATGATCCCCTAAAACATACCCCCCACAAAAATGACtgttataaacaaacagaaaaaaaacaactgtatgctaaaaattaatgcaatgtgcatttcttttagttagcagaaatctttggtaaaaagagtatcaagttaaataaattacttcatttttctcaggaatcttttttctcaaatagtatttttatgaacaaggaaaagttctgaaaaaaaCACAAGAGGCTCTTCCCTTTTCATTAGTGATAACCGAGGCACGGAAACGTAACATGCATTTCTGCAGCTCTACCTCTGCGGCACCCCCAAAACCTGACCAAGCGTTCTGGCCGCCCCTGGAGGTCACGTGCTGAGAACTAGACCTAAGGAGGGGGTCCCACTTTCTGAACCCAGGACAGCATACTGGTTTAGACCAGGCTGCAACTTCATGTCATTTCTTAAGAAACACAGTTAGAAACATACAATGAAGGCCACGCTTCTGATAGTATCGATGATGTAGGAGAAGTTACTGGAAGCTGGGCCTACCCAATCTACTATGAGCTCTCTGTCGCTTACAATGCAGCAATCTAAAATAGTCCCCAAACCTAATGCTCCTGACACACGTGCCCATGAGTTCAGAGTTGAAGGCGGCAGGGAAGGCTGCCTCGCAAAGATGAAGCTTATCCTGGGACGAGGGCAAGGAAGCCGTAACCCCGAGTCTTGACCTGTGCTCTCACGGTTGTGGAGGTCTCGTGCGTACAGGGACGTAAATGGGCAGCACATATGGAAGACTCACATGGGAATACAGCAGAGACCATCCGCTCCCTTACGTGAAGGTGTGCTCATGATAACCACTGCACTCTTCTCAACACTTCAggccattcataatttttaatgaggctgctattaacatgcaaatgactgctaaagaaaatcactgtttttttaaattagcaattaACTGAAAGCATCATATTACTTGTAATATAAGGCACATCTTAAAAAGTTCCTACGTATACTAAATATGTCTATATTAGGGCATGATGCTGTTGATAATAAGAATGTTCCTATCCCTACtcatgagaaaagagaagtaacGTGTCCTATATATGCAAAACCTGTCAAGGACCCAGTGTGTCCACTCTAAAGGCATCATCACCTGCCCATGCTCAGCCTCCCCTTCAGACTACTGGATCCCAGGAGAAGGTTGTGTATCAAGCACGGGAGAGTGACATCATCGGGGAGAAAGCACGGacaaaggacaggctggaggcGTCAAAGGCAGATGAGCTCTCTGTGGGACAGGAAGGATGTGTGCAGCCTACAGATGTCTGGGTGAAACTGAAGTAAGCATAAATGTCCTTCCTGGCTTTTGATTCAAGGCCCAGAATCTCTGTCAGGCCACCACGAAAGACGCTGCAGGTTGTGTCTACCCAAGGGCACCCAGCCACGGGGCAGCGGGAGCCGAAACCCAGCCCGCCCCCTAGTCTTCACCTCTtgtgctctggggcaggggaTCTGCCTAGGGGGAAGAGACAGCCATTTCGAGTAATTCTTTCAGCGGCAACTTCTGCAGCTTCTCCTTGCCAACAACACAAATCCCTGAGCTGCACAGGACAGGCACTGGCGCCGCTTTCGAATTCCCACGAAAGCGCTTTGtcttcctgtcccagctctgccaattCACTACCGAGAGCACACCGACACCGGTGGCCCTCACTAAAGCTCGGGTTTTAGCACATCTCTTTACTCCACAGCAGCTCCCTGCTAGCACAGATTCCAGAGCTGCCTCTCTACTGTTAGGGCCGAAGTTTATGTTCACATCCGTCCCCAACCCTCTGTCTCACCAGGTCTATCCTTCGGGGACAAACGGTTTCTTACTGTTGATGTACCATCCACAGTCTGAGAGAAATCCTACCCTTTCTGGATGCCCTCCCTGATGACCCCTAGCAAAGGTTATCTTCATGACCTCTCAAGGAATGGGCACACAGATGCCTACCTGCAGAGAGGCAAGTGTACGGACGCTTAGTCCAGAGCTGTGGAGCCCAGGGGAAAGACAGGCTCCCAACCTGGAGTTTTATGGGATAGATACAGTTTTAGTCCATTCACTTGATCACGCGACCTGAAGACACCCAGTGTGACCTCAGGTTGGGTTCTGTTGAACAAAGAGTTCCCATCCTACAGAACCTCCTCATTAAACAAGGTAGCAACTTTCACTttccactaaaaaattaaaagcaataaacacacagacatttccctttatttcacgttttgctttttctttatgcttccatACTGTGTTCTGTCCTGTTTCTCTAGAACTCCTGAATATCTCACTGCTGACTCAGTTTGAATGGTGGCCAAGATTATGAATACACAAGGACTTCTATATTTGAAGCTCAGTACATACACTCAgtaacttaaataattttgagaaccAAATATTTGGTTCTgcataactgaaaaataactttgaggACTAGGTATTTAGTAAGGAAtgcatactcaaaaaaaaaaaaaaacaaaaaaaacccaaacccaacatTACTACCATATGGAAAAGTATGCATGTATTATTTCTGGAAGACGTACATTCAGAAAAAGATCTCTAGGGAGATAACAGGACAAGGCTTTATAATTTGCCACTAATGGCAGCTGAATTACATTAAATTTCTCATCCTGGTTTGATGTCCCAGGACAATCCTACCCTACAGTATATAAACCTACACTTTGCTACTCTGAACTATCCCTTTACTCATCTGTATCATATCccagaatttggaaatatataattttcctgaTTTTCACATGAGATATTCGCAGGAAAAGAATTCTTCTTGAGGATGAAAAGACACTAGCCAGTGCGTACACGAGGCTTCCATCTCATCAGGAACAGAGCACGTAGCCTCAGAGCCATTCTACTACGGGGGGACAGTTATTGTCTTGTCAGCTTCCTTGCTCcgggggagaaagggaagtggaGGTGCACGCAATTCTGCTATGAACGAGCTTCTAGCTGGCATCGTACACATGCAGCAGCACTGCTTAGAAACAGACGCACTGGGTCaaaagctactttaaaatgtGACGTTTTGGAAGTATGGCCACCAGGGAAACTATACCAATTATACTTGGCACACAATGTTAGAGACTGTCCTTCACCTCATGCCAATGCTgggtaaaattaatcttaaagtgTTTATCGATGTGACGGACCATAGAAGGGGGggcatttcattattataatttacatttccctcattATATACTAGTGAGATGACACtgtactttcatttctaaaagttctttttatgatTCTGCTTGGTTCCACTTGGTCACTTATCTTTCAGACTATGctctagaaagaaataatgaccTTTCCACTGgtagaaagaaatcctgcaaacCATTCCTTCATGTTCATCCACTCTTGAATGTTCACTCACTCTTTTGGTCATTTGCATCTAGCCTACATCTGGTGGTAAGACAGCACCCTTAGCCTCCAAAGCCTTAATCTAGAAGGAGAGAGGTGAGCATGAACAGTCTGTGGGGAAGGTGGCAACAAGATAACAAGAGATACTTGCTGTGTCTAGCTGTCTTCTCACAGTGATTTGCAAGATGTCTTTATTCTGAGAGAGATCTAAAACCACACACTGTGTTGTGAACAGTGCTCGTGTCTCTACTTCCCCCCAGGAGTTACAAGTGCACTCATCACTACTGATCTGTTTGTTACAACGTCCGGCCGTTATTTTTCTGCGTCTCTCTTTCAGATGCTCCTCACAGTAAGGAAACCGACAGCTGTTACTGTCCTCGGCTCCTCCTGTGCAGGTCTTTCTGTACCACAAAGAAGGCGTGGAGATCCACACCCTGCTCTCCAACATGAGCGCAGCCCTTCTGTCGGCTCAGCACTCACGCAGAAGTCGGCCCCAACTCGGCCAAGACAAAGCACGCCTGTGTCTATCTGCTCCCTACTGCTGCTGTAACCAATAACCACACACGGAGgggcttaaaagaacacaaacgTATACTTCTCCGTTCTGGAAGATCCCaaatctgaaatgggtctcactgggctaaaatccagGTGTTGGAAGGGATGTGCTGCTTTCTGGAAGCTCTCGGCCGGCCTTCTCCAGCTGCTAGAGGCCCCTCTGTGCGTCTGCACTGCAGCCAACCCTTCATCCGCAGTCCCCTCCCTCGGACCACAGCCAGAAAAGGTCTGCGGCTCCTCATCTCCCCCATCTCAAGGTCATCTTCATCTCGGTAACATCTtcaaagtcccttctgccatggaAGGTCACATATACACAGGTTCTAGATTAGGATGTGGACTCTTTAAGGGCCATTCTTCTCTCTACCACAATCGCCATCTCTAAGCATCTAGTGATAAGAGAATTCTTTCTCATGCTCTTACTGTCTCATATTCTTCTTAACACtgcttttgagtctgtttttttccttaaggattttctttctagtttcttcctgGATGATACTCTCCCTCcattaaaggaataatttaacTAAAATCTCTGTAGTCCTTTCCTGCACCAAAGTTATCTGAAAAACCATAATCAGTGTTCGAGCTTTTAAATGCACATTCACCCGATCCTCTATCAGACAGAAAAAGTTTACGTTTGAGACACACATAAGGCATCTGTGACACCACCTAGCAGTGAACACTGGAGACCACGGGACTACCACACACTGAGTTCCCCAGGCAGCCCTCTGGGCTGAACTCAGGGAAAACTGCCTGCTGGCTGCCTTCCCCTACGGCCACTAGCCATTCTTAGCACAGCACTGTTCACAGAGCTCCTAACTCCCACAAACTCAGAGAATCCCACACTGTTCACGTGTCTGCCCACTCTGGTCAGCAAGCCGATTTTAAATTGATCAGAATGCTTCTCTCTACTGTTATTCTTCCTACTACCAGCTTGGTTACAATAGTTAGTCCTAATCCAACCAACTCCATTCACCTTTTAGCAAACTACAGGACTGAATTTCTTGTGTTCACTTCCTCTTGCAGGTTCAGGTAATTACATCACCTTCCTCTAGAGGCTCACGACGAGCACTGAAACCTCGCAGTGTACTACGTAGTCAGGAAAGGGCACTGGGCCTGTTAATAAACTTGAAGATAACTTTGAAGGTGACAAGAATATTGTCCAACAACTCAACTGCAACTTAATCTTTAGCAGCATTATATGGTACTTGcccagatttggtgtctgggtaGAAAATGGATTATTCTAGACCCTGTGATTTAAGGAAAATAGTAACAAGGTAGGAATGAAGGTCTGACAGAAGTTATCAGTAAGGACAGGTATGGTTTTCAATAGGTGTAATCTCTGAttatcaattcaatttcttttacggTCATCAGTCTACTACTTTCTACTTCTGCAACCAATGTtcctaatttacatttctatcagaAGTACTCCATTTCATCTAGGATTCGTGTAGTTACTCCAATGGGGCTCTGTCAAGCACCAGTCTGTGTGCCTGCTAGGCCCTGCTGAAGATGCCGGGGACAATACCAGGAGGCAGAAAGGCCCCTGCTGTCACAGAGCTTACGGTCtaggggaagaaagcagagaataaaagagcaaacaaatcaagaaacaagacAATCTCAGCAAGGACAAATCATCATCAAAATGGGGTGATGGGCAATAGAAAAGGTGGcagagagggagctctctggggctgAGAGGCCGAGGGAACGAGGGCAGTCACTGGAAATAAGAACAGGCCACAAAGAGCCAGATCCTGTAGGTCCTCGTAGGCTGCTGAAGGAATCTGGCTTTCctctgagagaaatggggagttgctggaGGTTTTGAGCAAATGACTGATTACAAGACTGGCATGTTAGAGAAACGGCGCAGGAAGCTGAAAGTCAAAGGGAGCaagctggaggagagaaggtcaTGGGGCGCgacagggagaggagagtcaGGGGCTTCTGAAGGACCTGAACGTTCACCCTACATGAGACAGGAAGCCACAGGAAGGTTCTGAGTTGAGGAGTGACACGCTCTGGCTTTCATTTTCATAGGGTCACCTGGCTGCTGGGCTGTGAACAGACTCAGGGGTTCCAGGGGGACAGCGGGATGTCAGGAGACCATGTGGCTCGAAGAAGGTGTCGCAGTAGGGGTCAGATGAAGTGGGTGGATTCTAGGTGCATCTGGGGACCGTGTGGCAGGACCGGCTAACGTACTGGGTGTAGGGCGTAAGCAAAGGAGGAGCAACAGATGATTCTAAGTGTCTGAAAGAAGGGAAGCCCTCAGACTGACACACAGTCCTTTCAGAGTCAGAAGCGTAGAgacggaggagaggggcagatgcaGCTGGGCGGCACACAGGTCCCAAGTTCAGAGGGAGACCAGTCAGAATGAGGGCAGGTgtggaaaaggcagagctggattAAATGGTGGTCACAGCTTGAAGAGACCAAGAAGATGGAGGAGAGGTGCACGGGGGCTGCACGGAGACCACAGCACGGTGGTGACCTGTGGCCGCCTGCATCCCTACAGCACTTCTTTCTGGGTTCACGGATCTGTTCTATTATGTCTCCTGTTTTCTTAAAGACAGCCTGTGGGATTAACGTTCTACACCCTTATTTCTCTAAAGACACCTTCATTCCCAGTCTTCATGATTGGTAGTCTGTCTGGAAGACTTCTGCGGTACAACTCACTTTCCTGAGCCCTGAAAAGATGCTGTTCCAGTGTTGTCCTGCATCCAGCATTGCTGATGAAAAGTTTGATGTAAATGTCATTCTGTTTCCCAAGTAGGGGATTCCTCTGGTAGAATCTGGAATTTTCTATACACCCTTATTATTCTGAAGTACCACTACAATGTTTCTAGATGACCATTCTTATTCAATATAGTCCGGCATGAGTTAACCCCAATCTGAGCTCTGGAGCTGCCTGGGCCTTGCTACTGACCCGGGGCCAACGCTATGGCCGAGGTAGGTGATGTCTGCCCCCGTGGGCTGCTGCTTATTTAGGGGCAGGATGCGCCAGTCTGCCAGCACTTGGCAGGAATCATGACCGGCGTTATGACTCGCACCTGATTTTGGTCGCATCTGGGCAGCCACACCAGCCAGGTTGAGGCAGATGACGTAGACAGAACGTGCTTACGTGCCCATCTCACAGAAACCCCCCCCCACCGAAGAAGGTGCTGGGCCTCCTCCTACACAGGTGGCCACGTGGGCCAGGGATGGCCTCCGAGTGTCCGAGGCCATGAGGCCTGCACCTGAGACACTGCTTTGTACGCTTTGCCTATAAATGCTGTAGTCCTAGGAATCCTTTCAACaaccatttaaattaattaaaataaagtagcaCATATCTGTAAAAGGAGTAAAATTACTAACTGCAGCATGAGAAATAAAACCTCTATAATGAATTACAACAAGAATCCAGATATTTTCTCAACGCCTCCAAAGGTGCTGGTTCTTGAGTCAAGCAAATTACTTTCTACTGAGCACAACTGtctagcagaaatgaaaatgcaagctgtacatgttcctttaaaatttctaaaaataaataaatagaaatgggtgaattccattttaataacatattccATTTAACCTACTATATGTCAAGAACATGATCTTTTCAACAGGCAATCAAAACAGGttattaataagatattttaccttcttttttcacaCTAAGTCTTCAAAACCTTGTATTTTTACACTTACAAGACATCGGCTGAGACTGGCTACGCCCGGGTGTCCACCTGCTGCACACGGTGCCCAGAGCAGGCAGTGCAGCAGGGTGGGGTCTGAATCGAAttattcagctcctttgggttgttttctaatATTCGGTTACTTTGGATAACAGTAAGCTATCTCTTTTCAGAAACTGGGTGGCCTGGTTTCCTCTTTGCTACCATTATTAAATGGTCTGTTGCTTTCTACCAAGTGCCTATGCTTCCAATCTGAACTCAGCCCCGCACCCATTTCTGCCGGAGGTCACTGGGCCTCAAATGCTGCCACGTTCCTTCCACTGTACCCCTAATGATATATGCCggttcctttatctgtagtgttccTTGTGTGGTGCTTCTTGGGGAGAAAGACTGCATGGACATGTGCTTCAGTACTATTCTGTTCAGTTGTGCAAATCCATTACTTTAGAATTAAACTACtgcattttcaaatgttatagCATTAAATGAACATGAGTGATGAATAACGCCCACCTTCCATCACAGGAAAAGCTGTGGTGAACCAATGCCAACTCAGAGTTCTTTGCCTCAAGGTGAAATCATCAACTGATGGGACctatttaatttcaaacatttatcaattaCTATGAAGTAAAACCACCTGGTTCTCAGTCACATGGATTTGCTCATATTGATCTTCATAAAGGTCCGACAAATATGTTCTCATAACTTAGGAATGTGAATCTGGTTTAAGTTCTTCTTCACAATATAAATGTTTTCATCTGGTAAGTTTGTAACATTGGCTAAAGGCTTGACATGTGCCCAGGGATCATTGGTTTTCTCCTTGATATGGATCCTCTTGTGTATAGTAAATTTGATACCAAAACACCTTTGTCGTGGAGCCTTTCCACGGTGCATTTTCAGTTATAATCAATCTTGAATGTTTGCTAAATGTCTTGTCAAATTCACATCTCTGAAAGGGCTCCCCTCCTGTACAAATACTCGGAAGTTTATTAAGGCTGATGCAGTGCTTTAAGAGACTTCCTCATTCACTGTAACTGAAATTCACAAAGACTAGAACATATACTAAGAGCCTTCCCATAAGCTCTACATTTGCAAGGTTTCTCTCCAATATGAATCTTCCAATTAACATTAAGGTAGAACACTGGCTGCTGGCCTTTCTACCAAGTGactctgtttataaaattaaatataaaataaaactatgggaAAGCTAGAAAAAGCTATCGAGCTTCATAAAAAgttgaagctttttaaaacaagagactactatatttcaattataccACAAGTAGATGTTAGTACATATTTAAACCCTGAATGAATTATTCACCTTTGAATAATTAATCCACCTGAACAGTGAGTACTGCAATATTATAGAGGTAATGGAAATTACATAGAACTTCAATGTAATACTGTGCCCTTCAATCTAAATTCTGTCAATCCCTTTAATTTGCTTAAAAGTACTTAAGGCATATAAGTTTAAGAGCAGCAGATTAAATAGCTTCATTAgtataaaaagaaaggggggaaaaaagatgtatCTGTTCATCCTGGCATTGGACACTGTCCTCCTTAGAGATGAACACGgagtaggcagagggaaggaaggagcagtttCTCTGTAACACCTGGCCAAAGTAAACACCTGCTGAAAACTGGCGTCCTGAACTCAGTTGTCTGAAACCACACCGCTACCCTCTCACCCCCCACTCTCAGCAATCTTGGCCCACGAAGCGCCTCTCACCTCTCTTGGCCACGATGCTCACTGGCCGCCCACAGGCTACCACCCACACTCAACATTACTCACACAGGCAACCTCGCCACCAGGATTGCCTTGGGAAGCACACTCTGCACTGCAACTAAGGCCATGggtgtctcctccccaccacagtAGACAGTAAGCTGTATGAGCAGGGACCCTTTATATCCCCAGAACCTTGACAAATGTCTGGTGTGTGGAACCAATCAGTTTTTGAAGAACCTATCCTATCTGGAGTCATGCAGATACCTTCAAAATtcactttatagaaaataatttatttcctaagtattagaggttgttttaattgctttgttctcttatgtcctaaaatgttaaaaaaaaaaaaaaaagagagagaaacatcaATAGCATTATATGAATAACATGATTCAgttattattttcctaagatattttacaattaaaattctgtcagtcacatattaagtgaataaataatataaagaaaaagttaacatcactgtaatatgggaataaaaatttttatcttttttggtgtgTGCCATTAACCTAGGCCCATGTAACTTTAACGTCCATGAAGGGTCTCTCCCAGGAAAATGCACTTACCCTGACATCGGTAGCATCTCCATGCCTGATCATACTGGCCCAAGCAGCTGGCTCACTGCTGTtgtcaaaataatgaaagacctTCAACACTCGCTCCATTGCCCCAGGGGAACATTCCACTCCGGTACCCAGGTGAGTTGTGGTACTCGAATTTGGTGTGTGATTCAAGTTTGGGTCAAGGTAAGCAGCTGCCAT
This region includes:
- the LOC125281997 gene encoding focal adhesion kinase 1-like isoform X2, which codes for MAAAYLDPNLNHTPNSSTTTHLGTGVECSPGAMERVLKVFHYFDNSSEPAAWASMIRHGDATDVRGIIQKIVDSHKVKHVACYGFRLSHLRSEEVHWLHLDMGVSNVREKYELAHPPEEWK